Part of the Geoalkalibacter ferrihydriticus DSM 17813 genome is shown below.
TCCGCGGGCCACGGCGCCGCCGCCTTCGCTCAGGTGTGCAACGACTGCCACAGCTTCGAATTCGACCCCGCCCACATGGGCGCGGCCGACACCGCGCGCCTGCTTACTCTCGACGGCAAGGACTTCAGCAGCGACCCGAGCGGTTTCTGCGGCGTTTGTCACACCTTCGAAGCGCAGGTCCATTACGCCACCAGCGGCGCCAGCCACGACGCGTCGAGCTGCATCGCCTGCCATGATCCTCACGGTCAGAGCGCAAGCCTTGACGCCATGGTGCGCGCCGAGATCGGCGGGCGTCAGGTGGTGGGTTTTGCCGACCGCTACGAGCGGTCAAGTTACTATCTGGAGTTGCCCAACCAGGACGGCAACAATCAATACGGCATTTGTCAGGTTTGTCATGACGCAGGCAGCGTCAATTATTTCAACCGCACGGTGGAGGCGCCGGCGCACTTTGCCGGAGAATGTCTCAGCTGTCACATGCACGACGGCGAGGAATTCGCCTTTGCACCCACGGGCTGCAATGGCTGTCACGGCGGCGGCAACAACGATCCGCCCACGGACAATTTCTGGCCCGACGGCGAGCTGCGCGACGGCTACAATGTCGCAGATCGCGCAGGCTCCCACGCCCCCCATATCAACGCTATCGGACAGGCTCTTTCAGGGCTCAGCGACGAGGCCTGGGCCGCCTATGGCAACAAACTGACCTACCAGAACGCCGCCTGCATCACCTGCCATCCCGATCCGGGCGGGCGCAACGCCTCGGGCGGTGCCCACTCAGAGCCTGTCGAGGGCCGCACCGACGGCGTGGCCGACGTGCATGGCGACGTGTGGAACAACTCCCAGTTCACCGACCTGTACGGCAATGTCGATGTGACCGGCTTCTACAATCCGGTGATTCAGCGCTGCTCCAACATCGCCTGTCACAGCAACGGCGACTACACCTGGACCTGGTACGANCGGCAATGTCGATGTGACCGGCTTCTACAATCCGGTGATTCAGCGCTGCTCCAACATCGCCTGTCACAGCAACGGCGACTACACCTGGACCTGGTACGAAGACAAAATCGCCCCGGGCAAGATCGAGGATCTCGCGGCCGCCACCGGCAATCTGGTGGGCACGGTCAAGCTCTCCTGGACGCCGCCGGACAACGACGGCGATCTACCGCCCGATTACCTGGGCCCCAAGGGCCCGGGCGTCTACGGCTACGAAATCCGCTACCGCACCGGCGGGCCGGTGACCGATGCCAACTGGGCCTCCTCGACCATTGCCGCGGGGCCGCCCTCGGCCGTGCGCAACTATGAGGACGACCCGCGTACCCAGAGCATGACCGTGCATGGTCTGCAGCCCGGCACCACCTACTATTTCGGGGTCAAGGCCTTCGATGAAACCATGATCAATCATTCGCCGGTGTCCAACAGCCAGAGCGCCCAGGCGCTGGTGGATACCTTCGCGCCGCGCTTCCAGGGGCTGGAGTCGGCACGTCCGGCCTACATCGACGGCNGTGGATTTGCAGTGGAGCCCGGCGACTGACGACACCGAGCCCCTCACCTATCTGGTGTACTGGGTTCCGTCAAGCCAGACCATCGACTGGAACAATCCCCAGGCCACCACCACGGCGACGGCCTTTCATGTCACCGGACTGCAGAACGGGCTCGATTATCTGTTCGCGGTGCGCGCGCGCGATGCCTCACCGGCGCAGAACATCGACACCAATGCAGTGATCCGCATCGCCATCCCGCAGTCACCCAGTGAAAATGACATCTTTGGGCGCATGTACTATGCGGTGGCCGACAGCGGCACCAACATCGGCGGCACCAGCACCAACCTGAGCTTGAGCTGCGACAGTTCCACGGATTTCACCTCTCACCGTATCTCGCTCATGCAGCCGGGCGGCTACAAATGCAGCCGCGACCGCGACCGCAACCGCCTTCGCAATATCAAAAGCAGCGGCAATATCGTCACCTGGGTGCTGGACAGCGCCTATACCACCAACACCAACATTCACGGCGGCTCCTTCACGCTGTATATGCGCAATCGTGAAAGCTCCAATACCATCAGGGTCTATTTCGACCTGGGTTACTGGGACAACGGCTTTGTGCAACTCGACAGCTACACGCGGGTGTTGCCGCGTCGCCATCGTGGCAGCGTCAAGGCGTATTTTCCCTCCGAGGACGGCAAGGTCGTGACCGTGCCCGAAGGCAAGCGCCTGGCTCTCAGGGTGCGCAAGGACGGCTCGCGCGAGATGGAGATCTGGTTCGGCTCCAAGCGCGGCACCAGCATGCTCATTGTCTACGAGCAGGAGCAGAATCTGCTGCCCGATCCCTTCAGCGTCACGACGCCGGGCTCGCCGGCGAGCGGGGTTGTGCCCATCACCTGGAATGCGGCCACGGACCCTGAAGGCGATGAGGTGCGCTACGACGTCTATGGTTCGGTGGACGGCGGACAGAGCTGGCCTTATATCATCGCTCTGGACGAGGAAGGCACCAGCGCCCAGTGGGATACCAGAAAGGATGGTCTGGCACTGACCGCGCCACTCAACAGCGTGCGGGTGCGGGTGGGGGCCGGCGACGGTCTGATGCACCGCATTCTGGAAACCGACCCCGGAGGTCTTGAAGTCGGCAGCTTCCACGATCGGCGCTACGCCCTGACCGGTACCTTCAGCGTGGACAACTCGGTGGATGTCACCCCGCCCGCCCCCATCACCGATCTGGTGGCCGAGCACCGGCCCAAGGTCGGCACGGTGTGGCTCTACTGGCATGCGCCGGGTGATGACGGCATGGAGGGCCGCGCCCATCAGTACGACATCCGCTACCAGGAGTCGGTGCCCTACAATTCTGCCGATGCCATCGACAGCGAGGCCAAATGGATGGCGGCAACCCCTGTCGTCGGCGCTCCGCCCCTTCCTGCCGAGCCGGGCAGCAGTCAGGGTTTCGAGGTGCTGGGCCTGAACCCCGGTAAGGACTATTTCTTCGCCGTCAAGACCGCCGACGCAGCGGGCAACTGGTCGGGTCTGTCCAACTCGCCCTCGGCCAAGGGGGGCTTGCGCTGCGGCGTCTGTCACGGCAATCCACCTGATGATTACGCCACCATGGGCAGCCACGAGATGCACGGCTATACCCAGACGGATTGTGCCAAGTGCCACGGCGCCGCAGCCGAGCATTATGACCTGCAACATCCGGGCGGTGGTATCAAGCTCGCCTGGAACAATCCCAAAAAAGGCTATTTCAATGAGGCCGTCACCCACACCACTTTGTCAACCGACCTGGTGGAGTATCACGATGACGGGGTGCTGATCTATCGCGACGCCACGGGTCCGGGCGGCTTCAACGATCTGACCATCGAAATGAAGAACGTCGACAGCGGCACCTGTTTCGGGTTTAATGAAACGGGTGTGACAGGTTGCCACGGCAGCGGCGCGCCGGTATGGGGTGAGCGCGAATCGGTGTCCTGCGCACTGTGCCACGGCGACCCGGACCGCTCCAATCTGGACTACTATGGGCGCGCCTGGGAGGATCAGACCACCGATACCCGCTACGGCAACAATGAGCCCATCTACAAGGCGGCGCCGCCCATTAATCTGCTGGGCAACAGCGACGACCATTCCGTCGGCCAGCACCTGCGCCACCTCAATTTCTCTTATCGTTTCACCGGTGATCAGTGTTCCCTGTGTCACATGAACGCCGATCACGCCGATGGCACAGTGGATGTGCGCCTGCATCCGGCGGCGGGCAGTCAGGCCGAATGGGTGCCGCCCCAGGGAGGCAATCCCGGCACCTGCCTAGGCACCTCGCAAATGCGCTGTCATGGCGACAGCCCCATCGACCCCGTATGGGCGCCGCGCAGTCCCGAGCCCCACGGACCCAAGCTGGTCAATTGCAACGAATGTCACGGCCATGAGGGCAATGTTTTCCGCGTGGGCGCCGCGACGCCCGTTCCTGAGCACTCAGCCACGGTAAGCAGCACGACCAACGGCTCGGGCACACAGACGGTCGTTCCCGTGCACAGCGGCCACAGCATGCAGGCCGGCGATCGTTTCAGCAAGAACGGTCGGGCTTTTTACATCACCCAGACCACCGCGACGTCGCTCACCCTGAGCCGGCCTATCCCCGGCGGCATGACCTTTTACGCGGGCGATGTCATCGAAACCCGCCATATTCCGCATACCAGCGACGGCGGGGTGGTGCGCGAGTGCACCTGGTGTCATGTCGAGGGCCATCCCCAAGGCGATGAGACCGCCGAGGGGCGCAATCCCGAGGGCGAAGAGACGGTCTTCATCCCCAACTTCCCCATGGTCGGCATCGATTACAGCTCGGGCGGCATTCATCTGCGCAAAGAGATCAACGGGCGTGGTCCTTTCCACACCGAAGCCGAGATCTGCTGGGGCTGCCATGACGCCCAGACTCCGCGTATTTCCGAGTGGGGCTATTCCGCTCTGCCGAAAAACAAAAAGACCGAAGGTGCCATCAGCGGTGTCTCCCTCGGTACCACCACGACCGTGACCAGCAGCAATCACGGTCTGCAAACCGGCGATAGTGTGGTGATTTTCATGCCCAGAGGGCGCACCATTCTCAACGGCTGGGCCGGGACCATCACGCGTACCGGAGCCAATACGTTCAGGCTGGACAACACCAATACCGCCAGCATCGACAGCAACAGCCAAACCGGTAACTTCAATTCCACGGGCGCGCGCTGGAAGCTGGCGAGCAGTTATGATTACGGTCTGCTGCACAATGGTTCCGGAAGCTGGGGGAACCGTACGCCGACATCCAACTGGATCACGGGCACCTGGGACAGCCCCTATTTCCCCTACAAGACAGGCGGAGTGCAGTCGACCCATTCAGCGAATCCCGATGTCATGCGCCCCGGTGTGGACGAGGTGGCTCAGATCCGTTGCAGCTACTGCCACGACGTTCACGATTTGAACCTGGCGCCGGGTGATGAATTCAGCGGCCGCCCTTACCTGCGCGGCAGTTGGAAGGGCAACCCCTACTTCGAGGACGGCGCGCCGGGACGATTCTCCGGTTATATGGATCTGCCCAACAACACCTATCGCGCCGAGTATTACTATACCGGCGAGCGCGACGACTTCGGCATGGTGCCGCGCGGCTCCACCGGTATGAACAAGATGGGCGGCTACTGGATCGACCAGAACAGCGATTATCCCACGGTGACCTGGACGCTGCAGGATTCGGCGGGCCTGTGCACCCTGTGTCACGGCACCGATGTCAACAACATGAACAAGTTCGACGTGGACGAGCAGGGCAATCCCGATAACGCCTGGCTGGGTGTCAACGGACATTCCAACGCCGTCATCGGCGGCAGCGGCATCCATCGCGCCAACGTCTATGACCCCGATCTGCGCAAGGAGGGCAATACTTTCAATAAACCCGGCATGGGTTATCAGGACACCGACGGTTACCGCTCCGACCGGCCTGAACGCCTCTGGGGTCTGCGCAACCAGGATGAAGGAAGTACCTACATCAGCGACACTCACCGCACGGGGACAGCCAATCGCTACGGGGTCTATCCCTATGCCTGGAGCACCACCGACGGAAGAAACCGGTACGCCTACGAAGAGTTTTCGTGGGGGGTGGGTCGAGAAACCGGTCCCGGCGCTGCCGAGCCCATGTATCATCGCTTCAGTTGCTCCAAGTGCCACAACCCCCATGCCTCGCGCCTGCCGCGATTGATGATCACCAACTGTCTGGACGTCAGCCACAACAAGTGGGACGATCTCTACGCGGATGATCCGGACTGGACCTCCGGCAGATATGACGGCAACAACATCAACTGGTCGACCTCCAACGTCATGCCCTACACCGGCAACGACGTCAGCGGCAAACCGCGTAACAGGCAGTATGCCTACGCCACCAGCGCCATCAACTGCCATCGCTTCGTCCAGGTCAACGGCGTCGTGCAGGAACCGGGCTGGAATCGCATCACGCCCTGGGAAGAAAACTCGACCTGGTATAACAACAACTAAATAAAGGATGAAAACCAAGGCCCGGAGAGATCCGGGCCTTGGTGTATCCATGGTCCTGCCTCTTGCGCATCAGCGCTCTCGTCTTGTGTCTCTTCGCCTTGGCTTTAGCTGTGCCTGAACCACCAAAATGCCTCAGAACTGTCTGACACGACTAATCATATGGAACACTCGCAGTCACAACGGCGTCAGCGTAATGTAAAAACCTTTACGCAATGATCTGGACAGGCTCGGTCTGGTGCTGGGCTTCCCAAGTATCCATGGGGGGGCGCGGCGGCGACCTCTTCATTGATCCGCCCAGTGGCCTAACGCGATACCGCAGAACAAAAAAAATCGGGTACCCCGATGGGATACCCGATTTTTTCTGCCTCGATGTGTTTCGCGAATTACTGTGCGTAAACCTCAAGTTCGTTGATGGAATAACCGTTGGAGCTTCTGGCCCTGTTGCACTCGATCCGCACATAGCGCTCGCTGCGGCTGCTGAAGGTGATCTCAGAAGTGCCGCCGCTGAAGTCCTTGATTTCACGCACCGTCGACCAACTGCTGCCGTCGCGTGATACCCGCACCCGGAATTCGCGTGCGTAATCATCATGCCAGCGAATTACCACACGGCTGACGCTCTGGCGGCTGCCCAGATCAACGTCCAATCGTTCAGTGCTGGTGCTTCTCGCCCACCAACGGGTATCGAGCTTGCCGTCGACAGCGTTGCGGTGACTGTAGCCTCTCTCCGAACGCGTGGCGCTGGTTGATTTGTTCAGCGCCAGGTTGTCACCTTCGGGCTCGGGCGCCGAGGGCGAGGAAAAAGCGCTTTCGGCGTAAACTTCGAATTCACTCAAAGAGTAGCCGTCCCGCGAGCGTGCCTGGCGCATTTCAAGGCGCACATAGCGCGCGTTGCGCGTGGGGATCGTGCGCACCTCGTAGCCGCCCGTGCCGTTCTTGAATTCCAGAACGCGATCCCAGCTGCTGCCGTTGGAAGAGACGTAAATCCGATATTCTTCCGCATGCAGGTTGCTGTACCAATCAAACGCGAAGGCGGCGACAGGGTAGGTGGCACCCAGGTCAACTTCAAATGTCGTGTCGCTGGTGCTTCTTGTCCACCAACGGGTGTCGATATTGCCGTCGACCGCGTTGGAGGCGTGATAGCCGCTTTCCTGGCGCGAGGCTTTGGCCGTTTTGTTGAGAGCAAGGTTCGGCCCGTCAGGCACGGGTGCGATGATTCCGGCGTCGGAATCGCACAGCGAACCGAGGTAGACCGCCTCGGCCAGGCGATAGGTGGCCAGATCGACGCGATTGCGGCTGAGATGATCGCGCCATCTGCTACTATCGCACTTGACCTTGTCGGCGCGCGAACTATGGCAGCTGGTACATTTCGAAAGATCGCCCAGGTTTTGAGCATCATCGAAATGCGGCACCAGGTAGGCTCTGCCGCCGTATTCGATCGTGGCGACGTTGAAAGGCATGGTTGTCGCGGCGATCTTGAAGCCGCCCTTGTCCTTCATGTCTTCGCCGTTGGGGCGGATATCCTCCCCCGGACCTTCCTTGATGGCGAACATGGACCAGAACAGGTTGAATTTGCCCTTGCCCGCGCCGTAGCCGGTGTAGCCGGGAATGCTGGCGGGAGCGGCGTGGTAGGGCTTGGTGTCATGGCAGGCCGCGCAGGCGCCGTAATTCTGGATGGGGCCGCCTTTGTCATGCATGTATTGTCCATGACATTCCCGGCAGGCGGCCTGATGCGGGCGATCCATAACCTCGGGCGGAACGCTGTGGCAGAAGGCGCAATTGCCTGTCTGGGACTGCATGGTCGTGTGGTGTGGATCGGACATGTGGCAATCCGCGCAGGAGGTTGACGAACTGGCCGCGGTGTGGCACACGCTGCAATCGCCGCCGACCTGCATGAGCGGATCACCGTGATGGATTTCGGGGATGGGCGCCGTGTGGCAGGCCTGGCAGCTGTCGCCCGAAGTCTTGATGGTGCTGTGGCAGGCGGTGCAGTCGCCGCTAATCGCCGCGGGCTGGCCGTGGTGATTGGGGCTGCTGTGGCAGGCCGCACAGCTTATATTGACCGGCTCGGCGCCGGTGTGACAGAAGAGGCACTGACCCATGAGAAACGCCTGGGTCGAGTGGTGGCGCTCACTGGCCAGGGGTGAGCCGGACTCGAAATGGCAGGCCGAACAATCCAGCCCATCGACATCGGCGCCGACATGACAGGAGGTGCAATCATCCATCTGTGCGGGGATGGTCATGTGGTGCAGGTCGTTGATGGCGGGTTGCCCGTCGCCGGTGTGGCAGCCCTGGCAATCCAGGAAGGTGTAATCGGCGCCGACATGGCAGACCGTGCACTGACCTTGCAAGGCCAGATCAAAGGCGTGGTGGCGATCGCCGACGCTGCCGTTTGCCGAGTCGTGGCAATCGTTGCATGACTGGATGCCTACATCGGCTCCGGCGTGACACAGGGTGCAATTGTCGGCGAAAAAGGCGTCGGTGGTGTGGTGCGCCTCAACGATGTCGCCGGTGCCGACCAGGGTCGTGTGGCAGGCGACACAGTCATCAGGCGTGGGCATGGTCAAGGCGAAGACAGGGGTCCATTGATATTCATGGCAATCCATGCAACCCAGGCCCCACTCCGCCAAAATGGCGTCGTCATGGTGGCGGTTGCCTTCAAAGGTCGGGAAGCTGTGGCAGCTCGCGCAGCCGCTGGTCGATGTCATCTGGGTATGGCAGCTGACGCAATCAAAGCCCCCGGTGTCGGCGAGCAGATGGTGCTGGTCGCGATTCGATTCGGCGCCATGACAGCTCTGGCAGCCGGTCTCGGGCTGCAGCGAAGTGTGGCAGCTGGTGCAGCTGACATTTTGTGTTGCCGCATAGTCGTGATGAGCGTCTTGCGCCGTGCCCGGCTGGTGGCAGCTCTGGCAGCTGGTGGTGACAACGATATTGGTGTGGCAGGAGGCACAGGAGAGGCCCTGGCTGTCGACCAGATCATGATGGCGCACGCGTACCGAGCCGGCATGGCAGCTCTGGCAGGAGGTATCGGCGGACATGGTGGTATGGCAGGACACGCAGGACACGCCGGCGGCGGCAATTTCATGATGGCGGTTCTGGGTTTTGCCCTGATGGCAGCTCAGGCAGTCACCGAGATCGCCGACGCCGCTGTGACAGGAAATGCAGTTGCCGACCAGTGCGTCGGGGGTTTCGTGGTGAACATTCTGCAGCCCGAAGCCGTGACAACTGGAACAGTCGCCTTCGGTATCGAAGCCTTCATGGCAGCGAAAGCATTCGCCGGCAAAGAACCAGGATGTTTCATGATGGCGCTCGGCCACGTCCTGACCGTGGCAATCGGAGCAATTTATGGGTGATGTTCCCCCGTTGCTTGATGCCCAGCTTGCAGTGGGCAGGCACAAAAGTGCGGCAACCAGACAACAAATGAAAAAGACCGGCGCAAGGCGCGCGAAATCCCGCTGAACGACCCCCATAACGATGACTCTCCCTTCTTTCTGAAACGACGAGGAACTCCCTGGTGTCCGACCCTTGAATGCAATGCATGCAACCTCCCACGGATGTCTGTTGGGCGTGACAGGAGGGTGCGAAAGGTGATCCGTAAGGCGCGCGCAGAAAAAAACGCCTGGGCAGGGAGCGCGCCTCACGGAAAATGTGCCAAGCTCCTTTTTAATGTGTTTTGGCACGCCTTGTCAAGGCGAAAAAGCTGGGGATTGTCTGCTAAGTTGAAGGATTAGCGCGATTTTACGGGCCCTGAAGGGTGTGGTTAAGATTTGGCAATGAAAGGAAAAAAATGTGGTCAGCCGCCGCGCCCATTGGTAGGTGGCTCCCGTTGAATTTCCACGGCGCGCCGATGGAAATGTTCGGCTTCCGCCGTCATGCCGACCCGTGCATAGCCGTCGCCCAGGTCATGCAGGGCTGCGGCGAATTCTTGCGGGGTGGTGCCGAAGTTGGTGAGAGGCAGCAAATTGCTGCCGCGCGCGGCGAGCAGGCCTTGCATGTTGGCCTGCTGAAATTCGCCCAGGGTGTTTTGTCCCAGATTGTAGCGTGCCGCATGTTCCAGCACCGGGCGGTCGTCGGTGTTGAAGGGCGCGCCGCTGCCGGCAAAGGAGCGCAGGGATTGACTGCCGTAGAGATAGTGGCCGGCGATGAGATCGCCCGGCGAGCCTAAATCGATGGTTCGCATGACGGCGGCCAGGGTGGGATGGGCGAAGCGCCGCGCCATGCCCTGGTAATCAAACTCTACGGGCGTTTGCGAGGCGATGAGGATCAGGTCGGCGCCCGAGTGAAAGACCTGTACCTCGGGAAACACTTCCATGAGGGTGCGCACCGCCAATCGCAGATTGTCGGGCGTCATGTCGTAGAGCCCCAGCCATTGGCCGAAGATGCCGCCTTCATTGAGGTGCGCGGCGGCGAGGCGATAGAAGTCCAGGGTAAACAGGTTGGCGTTGCCGCTTTGCCAGGGGTTGGAAGGCTGGGAGACGATGACATCATAGCTCTGGTCGCGCGTCAGCAAGAGGTTGCGGCCATCCTGAACGAACAGGCGGATCTTGGGATCGTCCAGAACCTGACCGTTGGCTTCGCGGAAATATTTTTCGGCCCGTACCACCTCGGGAGAGATCTCCACGCAGTCGATGCGCTCCGTGGGATGGGCGCTCAGGCCGCGCAGGGTGATGCCGGTACCCAGGCCGATAACCAGCACTTCTCGGGGCGCGGGATGGGCGAAAAGCGGCAACTGCCCGATGAGAGTCTGGGTGTAACGGTCGCGTCCGGTGCCACCGTCGGTCTTGCCGTTGACGGTGAAAAAGCGCACCCCGCCGTCGGCGCTTTCGAATACCGCCACGGTGGTGTCGCGTCCCTTGATGACTTCCAGGATGGTTTCATCGGCCAGAGCACCCTGCATGCCACCCAGGGCGCGGTATTTGGGCGCATAGATGTAGACTCCGCTGTTCATCAGCTTGGCGTCCCATTCCAGGGGCAGAAACAGCACTGCCGCGAGGACCGCGGCGGTGACGGGTATGATCCGCAACAGCGGACGGCCGAGTCGGAAGTGAAACACCAGCCACAGGCCGAGCACCAGATTGGCCAGTGCCAGCAGGCGGAAG
Proteins encoded:
- a CDS encoding discoidin domain-containing protein is translated as MGVVQRDFARLAPVFFICCLVAALLCLPTASWASSNGGTSPINCSDCHGQDVAERHHETSWFFAGECFRCHEGFDTEGDCSSCHGFGLQNVHHETPDALVGNCISCHSGVGDLGDCLSCHQGKTQNRHHEIAAAGVSCVSCHTTMSADTSCQSCHAGSVRVRHHDLVDSQGLSCASCHTNIVVTTSCQSCHQPGTAQDAHHDYAATQNVSCTSCHTSLQPETGCQSCHGAESNRDQHHLLADTGGFDCVSCHTQMTSTSGCASCHSFPTFEGNRHHDDAILAEWGLGCMDCHEYQWTPVFALTMPTPDDCVACHTTLVGTGDIVEAHHTTDAFFADNCTLCHAGADVGIQSCNDCHDSANGSVGDRHHAFDLALQGQCTVCHVGADYTFLDCQGCHTGDGQPAINDLHHMTIPAQMDDCTSCHVGADVDGLDCSACHFESGSPLASERHHSTQAFLMGQCLFCHTGAEPVNISCAACHSSPNHHGQPAAISGDCTACHSTIKTSGDSCQACHTAPIPEIHHGDPLMQVGGDCSVCHTAASSSTSCADCHMSDPHHTTMQSQTGNCAFCHSVPPEVMDRPHQAACRECHGQYMHDKGGPIQNYGACAACHDTKPYHAAPASIPGYTGYGAGKGKFNLFWSMFAIKEGPGEDIRPNGEDMKDKGGFKIAATTMPFNVATIEYGGRAYLVPHFDDAQNLGDLSKCTSCHSSRADKVKCDSSRWRDHLSRNRVDLATYRLAEAVYLGSLCDSDAGIIAPVPDGPNLALNKTAKASRQESGYHASNAVDGNIDTRWWTRSTSDTTFEVDLGATYPVAAFAFDWYSNLHAEEYRIYVSSNGSSWDRVLEFKNGTGGYEVRTIPTRNARYVRLEMRQARSRDGYSLSEFEVYAESAFSSPSAPEPEGDNLALNKSTSATRSERGYSHRNAVDGKLDTRWWARSTSTERLDVDLGSRQSVSRVVIRWHDDYAREFRVRVSRDGSSWSTVREIKDFSGGTSEITFSSRSERYVRIECNRARSSNGYSINELEVYAQ
- a CDS encoding fused MFS/spermidine synthase — translated: MEPRPCQKFVVYLLFALSGFCALIYEVLWSKYLALTFGTTIGAVSIVTATFMAGLALGSYVFGRYTVDHDTNLLRVYAWLEVAIAGAALTFAPLLMMVERVYIFWTHMLPQAPWLTTSVNILFCALLLLPPAIFMGGTLPVMCRLFARRKCGGQIGRLYALNTLGATLGTFCAAFVLIPALGLSRTGYLAVALNLAVAAAAFALSRQFSTPPSAESSPPRHRDWSLDRKIHRPLLIAVGLVGFFTLAYQILWTRVLMLFLGNTVYAFALMLSTYLVGVALGAALYARLVHPNINEKRLFCLLTLLMGLAVLASAPFYDQLAQAFQFAHDVSGDRWWHLSLLSYLIVFAVLGLPTLLSGALLPAAVAILDPGRRHTGEGVGLVVLHDTLGSVFGALAAGFVLLPLLGPLDSFRLLALANLVLGLWLVFHFRLGRPLLRIIPVTAAVLAAVLFLPLEWDAKLMNSGVYIYAPKYRALGGMQGALADETILEVIKGRDTTVAVFESADGGVRFFTVNGKTDGGTGRDRYTQTLIGQLPLFAHPAPREVLVIGLGTGITLRGLSAHPTERIDCVEISPEVVRAEKYFREANGQVLDDPKIRLFVQDGRNLLLTRDQSYDVIVSQPSNPWQSGNANLFTLDFYRLAAAHLNEGGIFGQWLGLYDMTPDNLRLAVRTLMEVFPEVQVFHSGADLILIASQTPVEFDYQGMARRFAHPTLAAVMRTIDLGSPGDLIAGHYLYGSQSLRSFAGSGAPFNTDDRPVLEHAARYNLGQNTLGEFQQANMQGLLAARGSNLLPLTNFGTTPQEFAAALHDLGDGYARVGMTAEAEHFHRRAVEIQREPPTNGRGG